A DNA window from Streptomyces asoensis contains the following coding sequences:
- a CDS encoding GTP-binding protein codes for MDYDDSCEYDGYGGQGPYDGGAADPFPTALKILVAGGFGVGKTTFVGAVSEIAPLSTEELLTTVSAATDNLDGIENKVETTVAMDFGRITLDPSHVLYLFGTPGQERFWFMWDELSEGALGAVVLADTRRLEECFAAVDFFEERGLAFIVAINEFDGSHRYNPEEVRAAIDLAPDVPVVRCDARISASGVQTLLTLVKHLIAHAPAAPQPSRGAHM; via the coding sequence ATGGACTACGACGACAGCTGTGAGTACGACGGGTACGGCGGACAGGGCCCCTACGACGGCGGCGCAGCCGATCCCTTCCCCACCGCCCTGAAGATCCTGGTCGCGGGGGGTTTCGGCGTCGGCAAGACGACGTTCGTCGGCGCCGTCAGCGAGATCGCGCCGCTCAGCACGGAGGAACTCCTCACCACCGTCAGCGCCGCGACCGACAACCTCGACGGCATCGAGAACAAGGTCGAGACGACCGTCGCGATGGACTTCGGCCGCATCACGCTCGATCCGAGCCACGTCCTGTACCTGTTCGGCACACCCGGCCAGGAGCGGTTCTGGTTCATGTGGGACGAGCTGTCCGAGGGCGCCCTCGGCGCCGTCGTCCTCGCCGACACCCGCCGTCTGGAGGAGTGCTTCGCGGCCGTCGACTTCTTCGAGGAACGCGGACTGGCCTTCATCGTCGCCATCAACGAGTTCGACGGATCCCACCGCTACAACCCCGAGGAGGTGCGGGCCGCCATCGACCTCGCCCCCGACGTGCCCGTCGTGCGCTGCGACGCCCGTATCTCGGCCTCCGGGGTGCAGACCCTGCTGACCCTCGTCAAACACCTCATCGCCCACGCCCCGGCCGCTCCCCAGCCGAGCCGCGGCGCCCACATGTGA
- a CDS encoding DUF742 domain-containing protein yields MAAAGDGPWLDDAAGRLVRPFTVSNGRTRPSVALDLMSQVMATGSTPLGYLGPEHATALHLTSAPVSVAEIAAHLKLPAAVTKVLLSDLLDCGALTTKPPEYHHIPTDRALLEAVLDGLRRQL; encoded by the coding sequence GTGGCGGCGGCCGGCGACGGGCCCTGGCTCGACGACGCGGCCGGACGGCTGGTGCGCCCCTTCACGGTCAGCAACGGCCGGACCAGACCCAGCGTCGCCCTCGATCTGATGTCACAGGTGATGGCCACCGGGTCGACCCCCCTCGGCTACCTGGGCCCCGAACACGCGACGGCGCTGCACCTGACCAGCGCACCCGTGTCGGTGGCCGAGATCGCGGCCCATCTGAAGCTGCCGGCAGCCGTCACGAAGGTGCTGCTGTCGGACCTCCTCGACTGCGGGGCGCTGACCACCAAGCCCCCCGAGTACCACCACATCCCGACCGACCGGGCCCTTCTGGAGGCAGTGCTCGATGGACTACGACGACAGCTGTGA
- a CDS encoding roadblock/LC7 domain-containing protein — protein sequence MASDAPTGQVSDLDWLMSGLVQRVPHTLSAVLLSCDGLVKSVHGLDPDSADHMAALASGLYSLGRSAGVRFADGGDVRQVVVELDSTLLFVTTAGSGACLAVLAGREADAAVLGYEMAMLVKSVRPYLMTAPRQHAVEQHTVQPSVMGP from the coding sequence ATGGCGAGCGATGCGCCGACCGGCCAGGTATCCGATCTCGACTGGCTGATGAGCGGCCTCGTGCAGCGCGTGCCGCACACCCTGAGCGCGGTACTGCTCTCCTGCGACGGCCTCGTGAAGTCGGTCCACGGCCTCGACCCCGACAGCGCCGACCACATGGCGGCCCTGGCCTCCGGCCTGTACTCCCTGGGCCGCAGCGCGGGCGTGCGGTTCGCCGACGGAGGCGACGTGCGGCAGGTCGTCGTCGAGCTGGACTCGACGCTCCTCTTCGTCACCACCGCCGGCTCGGGCGCGTGCCTCGCGGTGCTCGCCGGCCGCGAGGCCGACGCGGCCGTCCTCGGGTACGAGATGGCGATGCTCGTCAAGAGCGTGCGGCCGTACCTCATGACCGCGCCCCGGCAGCACGCCGTGGAGCAGCACACCGTGCAACCGTCGGTGATGGGGCCTTGA
- a CDS encoding ATP-binding protein produces MSHLRAPAARADRREGGRHGRPVARPAPAAAETHIRPQLLRLAVLPPIAVALSACAVVLFTVRSTGVRPGPVLWAVLAGGVAVTGVGIVIAAVAADRAARSVGDRLAALRRGSVRGEADLRAAVEALRRGEVPPQRSSRGGPPGDADDFELLAADLARAREGAVTAVVQAAQLSSQAGSEQKLEVFVNLARRLQSLVHREISILDELENAIEDPDLLKGLFHVDHLATRIRRHAENLAVLGGAVSRRQWSNPVSMTEVLRSAIAEVEQYSRVKLVPPVDGELRGHAVADVIHLLAELVENATVFSAPHTQVLMRANLVTSGLAVEVEDRGLGMPAEEQSRMNALLADPDQVNVGRLLADGRIGLFVVSQLARRHGIRVRLQGNIYGGVQAVLVVPQALLGSAPGVLGAAPRGPGTDVGGLPLAQATPPAQPGRPPLPPAPRPRTTGSTGPARPPAPRYPTGATTAPAPPDPSPAPPLTGETDGAGRSYAPGQGTDGAGRSFVPGDGSDGAGHSFVAGQGTAGAGRAFVAADGSDGAGRAFVTGDSYDGAGRSFLAGQGTDGAGRAFVTGDGSDGVGRSFQGLGEGGTAPGGVVGLPDGPGVTGSGPVHAQPAAEQGYAPAPGTEAAHEPGAGPTGAVGTAGSVGQGAPAPLPVRGARAARPNPAEAVPGIRRDDRPVVEGNAGLAPTPRVGTVRGTMGKPQLPRRRAQEHIVPQLRGGPAPRPDTDQPVGHDPGLMAAFQRGVGLAEAQQSLEADAADRAAFRPPAPLDVLLAEPARPAYDEGHGTGARPRPPHPSPIAQAHPAHAAAPPEAYGTRDGLDLPGPDRSTARHDGSAPAG; encoded by the coding sequence ATGTCTCACCTCCGCGCACCAGCCGCACGCGCAGACCGCCGTGAGGGCGGGCGGCACGGGCGCCCGGTCGCCCGCCCGGCACCGGCGGCGGCCGAGACACACATACGGCCCCAGTTGCTGAGGCTCGCCGTGCTCCCGCCGATCGCGGTCGCCCTCAGCGCCTGCGCGGTGGTCCTGTTCACCGTGCGCTCCACCGGCGTCCGCCCCGGTCCGGTCCTGTGGGCGGTCCTGGCCGGCGGGGTCGCGGTCACCGGCGTCGGCATCGTGATCGCCGCCGTGGCCGCCGACCGTGCCGCCCGCTCGGTCGGCGACCGTCTCGCCGCCCTGCGCCGCGGCAGCGTGCGCGGCGAGGCCGACCTGCGCGCCGCCGTCGAGGCGCTGCGCCGGGGCGAGGTCCCGCCCCAGCGCAGCTCGCGCGGCGGGCCGCCCGGCGACGCGGACGACTTCGAGCTGCTCGCCGCCGACCTCGCACGGGCCCGCGAGGGGGCCGTCACCGCCGTGGTCCAGGCCGCACAGCTGTCCAGCCAGGCCGGCAGCGAACAGAAGCTGGAGGTGTTCGTCAACCTCGCACGGCGCCTTCAGTCCCTGGTGCACCGCGAGATCTCCATCCTCGACGAGCTGGAGAACGCGATCGAGGACCCCGACCTGCTCAAGGGGCTCTTCCACGTCGACCACCTCGCCACCCGCATCCGCCGCCACGCGGAGAACCTCGCCGTCCTCGGCGGGGCCGTCTCGCGGCGGCAGTGGAGCAACCCGGTCTCCATGACGGAGGTGCTGCGCTCCGCCATCGCCGAGGTGGAGCAGTACTCGCGGGTGAAGCTCGTCCCGCCGGTCGACGGCGAACTGCGCGGTCATGCCGTCGCCGACGTCATCCACCTGCTCGCGGAGCTCGTCGAGAACGCCACGGTGTTCTCCGCCCCGCACACCCAGGTGCTGATGCGCGCCAACCTCGTCACCTCCGGGCTCGCCGTCGAGGTCGAGGACCGGGGCCTCGGCATGCCCGCCGAGGAGCAGAGCCGGATGAACGCGCTGCTCGCCGACCCCGACCAGGTCAACGTCGGACGGCTGCTCGCCGACGGGCGCATCGGGCTCTTCGTCGTCTCCCAGCTCGCCCGGCGGCACGGCATCCGGGTCCGTCTCCAGGGCAACATCTACGGCGGCGTCCAGGCCGTGCTCGTCGTGCCGCAGGCACTGCTGGGCTCCGCGCCGGGTGTCCTCGGGGCGGCACCGCGCGGCCCCGGGACCGACGTCGGTGGCCTGCCCCTCGCGCAGGCCACGCCCCCGGCGCAGCCCGGGCGCCCGCCCCTGCCGCCCGCCCCGCGACCCCGGACCACCGGGTCAACGGGCCCGGCCCGGCCACCCGCCCCGCGCTACCCCACCGGCGCGACGACCGCACCGGCGCCCCCGGATCCCTCACCGGCCCCGCCCCTCACGGGAGAAACGGACGGCGCGGGCAGGTCGTACGCCCCTGGCCAGGGCACGGACGGCGCGGGCAGGTCGTTCGTCCCGGGGGACGGCTCCGACGGCGCCGGGCACTCGTTCGTCGCCGGGCAGGGGACGGCCGGCGCGGGCCGGGCGTTCGTTGCCGCGGACGGCTCCGATGGCGCGGGCCGGGCGTTCGTCACGGGGGACAGCTACGACGGTGCCGGGCGCTCGTTCCTCGCCGGGCAGGGCACGGACGGCGCGGGCCGGGCGTTCGTCACTGGGGACGGCTCCGACGGGGTCGGGCGGTCGTTCCAGGGGCTGGGGGAGGGCGGAACGGCGCCCGGTGGGGTCGTGGGGCTGCCGGACGGGCCGGGCGTCACCGGCTCGGGTCCGGTGCACGCGCAGCCCGCCGCGGAGCAGGGGTACGCACCGGCACCGGGGACGGAGGCGGCGCACGAGCCCGGCGCGGGGCCGACGGGGGCCGTGGGGACGGCGGGGTCCGTCGGGCAGGGCGCGCCCGCGCCGCTGCCCGTTCGCGGGGCCCGCGCGGCACGGCCCAATCCGGCCGAGGCCGTGCCCGGCATCCGGCGCGACGACCGCCCCGTCGTCGAAGGGAACGCGGGCCTCGCCCCCACCCCCCGCGTCGGCACCGTGCGCGGCACGATGGGCAAGCCCCAGCTGCCCCGCCGACGCGCCCAGGAGCACATCGTGCCCCAGTTGCGCGGCGGCCCGGCCCCGCGCCCGGACACCGATCAGCCGGTGGGCCACGACCCCGGCCTCATGGCGGCCTTCCAGCGCGGCGTGGGCCTCGCCGAGGCCCAGCAGAGCCTGGAGGCGGACGCAGCGGACCGGGCCGCGTTCCGGCCGCCCGCCCCCCTCGACGTCCTGCTCGCCGAGCCCGCCCGCCCGGCGTACGACGAGGGCCACGGGACCGGCGCACGACCGCGGCCGCCGCACCCCTCCCCGATAGCGCAGGCCCACCCCGCGCACGCCGCCGCGCCGCCCGAGGCGTACGGCACGCGCGACGGGCTGGACCTGCCCGGTCCCGACCGATCCACCGCCCGGCACGACGGGAGCGCACCGGCCGGATGA
- a CDS encoding MBL fold metallo-hydrolase, with product MSGFRSLSSGLRALQPAAFGADPSGERLARIRRSPHFKDGVFQNPGGPARTRPSGSTLDFAKVFFDKEERPRRAPAGTVPVHPTTLADLAAPPASGLRLTWMGHSSVLAEIDGRRVLFDPVWGERCSPFSFAGPKRLHPVPLPLAALGPVDVVVISHDHYDHLDLPTIKALAGTDTLFAVPLGVGAHLEHWGVSADRLRELDWHEATKIGGLTLTATPARHFCGRGLRNTQHTLWASWVVEGEDHRIYHSGDTGYFDGFEEIGAQHGPFDATMIQIGAYSDFWPDIHMTPEEGMRAHLDLQGGTGGVMLPIHWATFNLATHAWTDPGEGTLAAARAAGARAALPRPGEPFEPTAETFPDQPWWRDVALAPAAGWRPPVEPATKAKADTESDDSRGAVEGGEAPEAIPAG from the coding sequence GTGTCCGGTTTCCGTTCCCTGAGCTCCGGGCTCCGCGCTCTACAGCCCGCGGCCTTCGGCGCGGATCCGAGCGGTGAGCGCCTCGCGCGCATCCGCAGATCGCCCCACTTCAAGGACGGGGTCTTCCAGAACCCCGGCGGCCCGGCGCGCACCCGTCCCTCGGGCTCGACGCTCGACTTCGCCAAGGTCTTCTTCGACAAGGAGGAACGCCCCCGCCGCGCCCCCGCGGGGACCGTGCCGGTGCACCCCACCACCCTCGCCGACCTCGCCGCGCCCCCGGCCTCCGGGCTGCGGCTGACCTGGATGGGGCACTCCAGCGTGCTCGCCGAGATCGACGGACGGCGCGTCCTGTTCGACCCCGTCTGGGGGGAGCGCTGCTCGCCCTTCTCCTTCGCGGGGCCCAAGAGGCTGCACCCGGTGCCGCTGCCGCTGGCCGCGCTCGGCCCGGTCGACGTGGTCGTCATCTCCCACGACCACTACGACCACCTCGACCTGCCCACGATCAAGGCGCTGGCCGGCACGGACACGCTCTTCGCGGTGCCGCTCGGCGTCGGCGCCCACCTCGAGCACTGGGGCGTGTCCGCCGACCGGCTGCGCGAGCTGGACTGGCACGAGGCGACGAAGATCGGCGGGCTCACCCTGACCGCCACCCCGGCCCGTCACTTCTGCGGACGCGGGCTGCGCAACACCCAGCACACCCTGTGGGCCTCCTGGGTGGTCGAGGGCGAGGACCACCGGATCTACCACAGCGGTGACACCGGCTACTTCGACGGGTTCGAGGAGATCGGCGCCCAGCACGGGCCGTTCGACGCCACCATGATCCAGATCGGCGCCTACTCGGACTTCTGGCCCGACATCCACATGACTCCCGAGGAAGGCATGCGCGCCCACCTGGACCTTCAGGGCGGCACCGGCGGAGTGATGCTGCCCATCCACTGGGCCACCTTCAACCTCGCCACGCACGCGTGGACCGACCCCGGCGAGGGCACCCTGGCCGCCGCGCGCGCGGCCGGGGCGCGGGCCGCCCTGCCCCGTCCGGGCGAGCCCTTCGAGCCCACCGCCGAGACGTTCCCGGACCAGCCGTGGTGGCGGGACGTGGCGCTCGCCCCGGCGGCCGGCTGGCGCCCCCCGGTCGAGCCGGCAACAAAGGCCAAAGCCGATACCGAGAGTGACGACAGCCGGGGAGCCGTCGAGGGCGGCGAGGCCCCGGAGGCGATTCCGGCGGGCTGA
- a CDS encoding Glu/Leu/Phe/Val dehydrogenase dimerization domain-containing protein, translated as MTAPFLSLTWTDHVTGRQGHLVVDALVRGVCSGGLRMRAGCTLEEVTGLARGMSLKEALHYDPEARYVPLGGAKGGIDCDPRDPEAYGLLVRYLRAVRPYVESCWTTGEDLGLSQDLVDRAAAEAGLVSTVQAVYPLLEDEPAARARLAAAFTIEVDGIGLDELVGGCGVAESVLAALDRAGVPHAGTRVAVQGFGTMGGATARFLTRAGLTVVAVADVKGTIACPSGLDVEALLAARDAHGTVDRAALRPGDVELPGDAWLSVAAEVLVPAAVSYAIGVEEQARIGARWIAEAANMPVLPEAEELLHARGVTVLPDVVVNSGTNAWWWWTLFGDIGADAQEAFTHTRRSMRALVELVLARAQADGTTPRTAAHAVAAARLPVIAQRFGRHRPAPRGTAVREGAVEAEPGS; from the coding sequence ATGACCGCCCCCTTCCTGTCGCTCACCTGGACCGACCACGTCACCGGGCGCCAGGGCCATCTGGTCGTCGACGCCCTGGTGCGCGGGGTGTGCAGCGGCGGGCTGCGGATGCGGGCGGGCTGCACCCTGGAGGAGGTGACCGGGCTCGCGCGCGGCATGAGCCTCAAGGAGGCGCTGCACTACGACCCCGAGGCCCGCTACGTGCCCCTGGGCGGCGCCAAGGGCGGTATCGACTGTGATCCCCGGGATCCGGAGGCGTACGGACTGCTGGTGCGGTACCTGCGGGCGGTACGGCCGTACGTGGAGAGCTGCTGGACCACGGGCGAGGACCTGGGGTTGTCCCAGGACCTGGTGGACCGGGCGGCCGCGGAGGCGGGGCTGGTGTCGACCGTGCAGGCGGTCTACCCGCTGCTGGAGGACGAGCCGGCCGCCCGGGCCCGGCTCGCGGCCGCCTTCACGATCGAGGTGGACGGCATCGGCCTGGACGAGCTGGTCGGGGGCTGCGGGGTCGCCGAGTCGGTCCTGGCCGCGCTGGACCGGGCCGGGGTCCCGCACGCCGGGACGCGGGTCGCCGTCCAGGGGTTCGGCACCATGGGCGGGGCGACGGCGAGGTTCCTCACGCGCGCGGGGCTGACGGTCGTGGCCGTCGCCGACGTCAAGGGCACGATCGCCTGCCCGTCCGGGCTCGACGTGGAGGCGCTGCTGGCCGCGCGCGACGCCCACGGCACCGTGGACCGCGCCGCCCTGCGCCCCGGGGACGTGGAGCTGCCGGGCGACGCCTGGCTGTCGGTGGCGGCCGAGGTGCTGGTGCCGGCCGCGGTGTCGTACGCCATCGGGGTCGAGGAGCAGGCGCGGATCGGCGCCCGGTGGATCGCCGAGGCGGCCAACATGCCCGTCCTGCCGGAGGCGGAGGAACTGCTGCACGCGCGCGGGGTGACCGTGCTGCCGGACGTCGTCGTCAACTCCGGGACGAACGCCTGGTGGTGGTGGACGCTCTTCGGCGACATCGGGGCCGACGCGCAGGAGGCGTTCACGCACACCCGCCGTTCGATGCGCGCCCTGGTGGAGCTGGTGCTCGCGCGCGCGCAGGCGGACGGGACGACCCCCCGGACCGCCGCGCACGCCGTAGCCGCCGCCCGGCTGCCGGTGATCGCGCAACGGTTCGGCCGCCACCGGCCCGCTCCCCGGGGGACAGCAGTGCGCGAGGGCGCGGTGGAGGCGGAGCCCGGCTCGTGA
- a CDS encoding TetR/AcrR family transcriptional regulator translates to MARVRLSVAERREELLRAAIEQIEARGVAAVRIADVAAALGVSNALVLYHFSTKEKLVADAFAHAAEGDLARLRKLTGRRTTALRRLRSAVRWYAPTGQAKGWRLWIEGWAVSLREPALREVARELDREWKAALTEVIAEGVAAGEFSCPDPAGTALRLTALLDGLAVQLTSYAGTVSRTRAQEWVDEALTRELGLDDAESGPREG, encoded by the coding sequence GTGGCGAGGGTCCGGTTGAGTGTGGCCGAGCGGCGCGAGGAGCTGCTGCGGGCGGCCATCGAGCAGATCGAGGCGCGGGGCGTGGCGGCGGTCAGGATCGCCGACGTGGCCGCGGCCCTCGGGGTGAGCAACGCCCTGGTCCTCTACCACTTCTCGACCAAGGAGAAGCTGGTCGCCGATGCCTTCGCCCACGCGGCCGAGGGCGATCTGGCGCGGCTGCGCAAGCTGACCGGCCGCCGGACCACGGCCCTGCGGCGGCTGCGGTCGGCGGTGCGGTGGTACGCGCCCACGGGTCAGGCCAAGGGCTGGCGGCTGTGGATCGAGGGCTGGGCGGTGTCCCTGCGGGAGCCCGCGCTGCGGGAGGTGGCGCGGGAGCTCGACCGGGAGTGGAAGGCGGCGCTGACCGAGGTCATCGCGGAAGGCGTGGCAGCGGGCGAGTTCTCCTGCCCCGACCCGGCCGGCACCGCCCTGCGGCTGACGGCCCTGCTCGACGGACTCGCCGTACAGCTGACGTCCTACGCGGGCACGGTGTCGCGGACCCGAGCCCAGGAGTGGGTCGACGAGGCGCTGACCCGCGAACTCGGCCTGGACGACGCGGAGTCGGGCCCCCGGGAAGGCTGA
- a CDS encoding SGNH/GDSL hydrolase family protein: protein MIGSYVAVGDSFTEGVGDPGPDGALVGWADRFAVLLADRRPEGDFDYTNLAVRGKLLDQIMEDQLARAVEIAPDLVSFCAGGNDILRPGTDPDEVAERFERAISALTAAAGTVMVTTGFDTRGVPVLKHLRGKIATYNGHVRAVADRYGCPVLDLWSLKSVQDRRAWDGDRLHLSPEGHTRVALRAGQVLGLDVPADPEQPWPLLPPRGTLEVRRDDVHWAREYLVPWIGRRLRGESSGDHVTAKGALSPDDIRMRIAAVA from the coding sequence GTGATCGGGTCGTACGTGGCGGTGGGGGACAGCTTCACCGAAGGCGTCGGCGACCCTGGCCCCGACGGGGCGTTGGTCGGCTGGGCCGACCGGTTCGCGGTACTCCTCGCGGACCGGCGGCCCGAGGGCGACTTCGACTACACCAACCTCGCGGTCCGCGGAAAGCTGCTCGACCAGATCATGGAGGACCAGCTCGCCAGGGCGGTGGAAATCGCCCCCGACCTGGTCTCCTTCTGTGCGGGCGGCAACGACATCCTGCGTCCCGGAACCGACCCGGACGAGGTCGCCGAGCGCTTCGAGCGCGCGATCTCGGCCCTGACCGCCGCAGCCGGCACCGTCATGGTGACGACCGGCTTCGACACCCGTGGCGTCCCCGTGCTCAAGCATCTGCGGGGCAAGATCGCCACGTACAACGGACATGTCCGTGCCGTCGCCGACCGCTACGGCTGCCCGGTGCTCGACCTGTGGTCCCTGAAGTCCGTACAGGACCGCAGGGCCTGGGACGGCGACCGGCTGCACCTCTCCCCGGAGGGGCACACGCGCGTGGCGCTGCGCGCCGGACAGGTCCTCGGCCTCGACGTACCGGCCGACCCCGAGCAGCCCTGGCCGCTGCTCCCGCCGCGCGGCACGCTGGAGGTGCGGCGCGACGACGTCCACTGGGCCCGCGAGTACCTGGTGCCGTGGATCGGACGACGGCTGCGCGGGGAGTCCTCCGGCGACCACGTGACCGCCAAGGGCGCGCTGTCGCCCGACGACATCAGGATGCGGATCGCCGCCGTGGCCTGA
- a CDS encoding DUF6250 domain-containing protein — MTTTRRAFGALAAGTALAALAPPATASTRPRRHRPLAHDDFRRGLGQWAVELERGGTVTAARGTLEVDVPAGATIWFKRPFHGPYVLEYVATPVSAGGVNDRVSDLNNFWNAVDARSPDDLFATPRSGALAEYDHLRTYYVGYGANGNTTTRLRRYVGEAGVRPLIYDYTEPLLVANRPHHVRIVSDGRTVRWWNNGRPVFDYTDPEPYTGGHFAFRTTWSHFRINDFRAWSLIP; from the coding sequence ATGACCACCACCCGCAGGGCCTTCGGAGCCCTCGCCGCAGGCACCGCCCTGGCCGCCCTCGCCCCACCGGCCACCGCGAGCACCCGGCCCCGCCGCCACCGCCCGCTCGCCCACGACGACTTCCGCCGCGGCCTCGGCCAGTGGGCCGTCGAACTGGAGCGGGGCGGCACGGTCACCGCCGCCCGCGGAACGCTGGAGGTCGACGTGCCCGCCGGCGCGACGATCTGGTTCAAGCGGCCCTTCCACGGACCGTACGTCCTCGAGTACGTCGCCACGCCCGTCTCGGCGGGCGGGGTCAACGACCGCGTGTCCGACCTCAACAACTTCTGGAACGCCGTCGACGCCCGCTCGCCCGACGACCTGTTCGCCACCCCCCGCAGCGGCGCCCTCGCCGAGTACGACCACCTCAGGACGTACTACGTCGGCTACGGCGCCAACGGCAACACCACGACCCGGCTGCGCCGTTACGTCGGCGAGGCGGGGGTGCGCCCGCTGATCTACGACTACACCGAGCCGCTGCTGGTCGCGAACCGGCCCCACCACGTCCGGATCGTCTCCGACGGCCGGACCGTCCGCTGGTGGAACAACGGTCGCCCGGTCTTCGACTACACCGACCCGGAGCCCTACACGGGCGGGCACTTCGCCTTCCGCACCACCTGGAGCCATTTCCGGATCAACGACTTTCGCGCGTGGTCCCTTATTCCCTGA
- a CDS encoding LysM peptidoglycan-binding domain-containing M23 family metallopeptidase, producing the protein MPAKGKHRRPKAQRLTRSIAAAGTGGAALALPLMGAAGAHAAPAQSVARAASEAAPAKTVQAAPVAQKAAPATSAKSYTVRSGDYLSKIADEQDVSGGWQRLYQDNRQAVGSDPSLIHPGLKLSIGKKAATGGTSSSTGSSSKPKSSSSSKASGTRASTSDSSASSSGSSSSNTATQASQSGGGNSSGYVLPVAGATVGTAYHTAGSMWSSGYHTGTDFVVPTGTTLKAVGAGTVVSAGWGGAYGNQVVIRLADGYYAQYAHLSQLSVSAGQTVSAGQQVGLSGATGNVTGPHLHFEIRTTPDYGSDVDPIAYLRSHGVSVG; encoded by the coding sequence ATGCCCGCGAAGGGTAAGCACCGCCGCCCGAAGGCCCAGCGCCTCACCCGCTCCATCGCCGCAGCCGGAACCGGCGGCGCCGCGCTGGCCCTCCCGCTCATGGGTGCCGCCGGCGCCCACGCGGCCCCCGCCCAGTCCGTCGCCCGGGCGGCTTCCGAGGCCGCCCCCGCGAAGACCGTCCAAGCCGCTCCGGTGGCGCAGAAGGCGGCCCCCGCCACCAGTGCGAAGAGCTACACCGTGCGCTCCGGCGACTACCTGTCGAAGATCGCCGACGAGCAGGACGTCAGCGGTGGCTGGCAGCGTCTCTACCAGGACAACCGCCAGGCCGTGGGCAGCGACCCGTCGCTGATCCACCCCGGACTGAAGCTGTCGATCGGCAAGAAGGCCGCGACCGGCGGCACCTCCTCGTCGACCGGTTCGTCGTCGAAGCCCAAGTCGTCCTCCTCCTCGAAGGCGTCCGGCACCAGGGCGTCCACCTCGGACTCCTCCGCCTCGTCCTCCGGTTCGTCCTCCTCGAACACGGCCACCCAGGCCTCGCAGAGCGGCGGCGGCAACTCCAGCGGTTACGTCCTGCCGGTGGCGGGCGCCACCGTCGGCACCGCGTACCACACGGCCGGCAGCATGTGGTCGAGCGGCTACCACACCGGCACCGACTTCGTCGTGCCGACCGGCACGACGCTCAAGGCCGTGGGCGCGGGCACCGTCGTCTCCGCGGGCTGGGGCGGCGCGTACGGCAACCAGGTCGTCATCCGGCTCGCCGACGGCTACTACGCGCAGTACGCCCACCTGTCCCAGCTGTCCGTCTCGGCCGGGCAGACCGTGTCCGCGGGCCAGCAGGTCGGTCTCTCCGGTGCGACCGGCAACGTGACCGGCCCGCACCTGCACTTCGAGATCCGCACGACGCCGGACTACGGCTCCGACGTGGACCCGATCGCCTACCTCCGCTCGCACGGCGTCTCCGTCGGCTGA